From a region of the Canis lupus dingo isolate Sandy chromosome 5, ASM325472v2, whole genome shotgun sequence genome:
- the ATXN1L gene encoding ataxin-1-like gives MKPVHERSQECLPPKKRDLPVTSEDMGRTTSCSTNHTPSSDASEWSRGVVVAGQSQAGARVSLGGDGAEAITGLTVDQYGMLYKVAVPPATFSPTGLPSVVNMSPLPPTFNVASSLIQHPGIHYPPIHYAQLPSTSLQFIGSPYSLPYAVPPNFLPSPLLSPSANLATSHLPHFVPYASLLAEGATPPPQASSPAHSFNKAPATSPPGQLPHHSSTQPLDLAPGRMPIYYQMSRLPAGYTLHETPPAGASPILTPQEGQSALEAAAANGQRQRERNLVRRESEALDSPNSKSEGQGLVPVVECVVDGQLFSGSQTARVEVAVPAHRGTPDTDLEVQRVVGALASQDYRVVTAQRKDEPSPLNLSHHTPDHQCEGRGSARNPAEMAEKNQARGFYPQSHQEPVKHRPLPKAMVVANGNLVPTGTDPGLLPMGSEILVASSLDMQARATFPDKEPTPPPITSSHLPSHFMKGAIIQLATGELKRVEDLQTQDFVRSAEVSGGLKIDSSTVVDIQESQWPGFVMLHFVVGEQQSKVSIEVPPEHPFFVYGQGWSSCSPGRTAQLFSLPCHRLQVGDVCISISLQSLNSNSVSQASCAPPGQLGPPRERPERTVLGPREQCDSEGKSQPSGEGSQMVEPSQPEPGAQACWPAPSFQRYSMQGEEARAALLRPSFIPQEVKLSIEGRSNAGK, from the coding sequence ATGAAACCTGTTCATGAGAGGAGTCAGGAATGCCTTCCACCAAAGAAACGAGACCTCCCCGTGACCAGCGAGGATATGGGGAGAACTACCAGCTGCTCAACTAACCACACACCCTCCAGTGATGCCTCTGAATGGTCCCGAGGGGTTGTGGTGGCCGGGCAGAGCCAGGCAGGAGCCAGAGTCAGCCTGGGGGGTGATGGAGCTGAGGCCATCACGGGTCTGACGGTGGACCAGTATGGCATGCTGTATAAGGTGGCTGTGCCACCTGCTACCTTCTCCCCAACTGGCCTCCCATCTGTGGTGAACATGAGCCCCTTGCCCCCCACATTTAATGTAGCGTCTTCACTGATTCAACATCCAGGAATCCACTATCCCCCAATCCACTATGCTCAACTCCCGTCCACCTCTCTGCAGTTTATTGGGTCTCCTTACAGCCTTCCCTATGCTGTACCACCCAATTTCCTACCAAgtcccctcctttctccttctgccaaCCTCGCCACCTCTCACCTTCCACACTTTGTGCCATATGCCTCGCTCCTGGCAGAAGGAGCCACTCCTCCCCCCCAGGCTTCATCCCCAGCCCACTCATTCAACAAAGCTCCTGCCACTTCCCCACCTGGGCAGTTGCCACATCACTCAAGTACTCAGCCACTGGACCTTGCTCCAGGCCGGATGCCCATTTATTATCAGATGTCCAGGCTACCTGCTGGGTACACTTTGCATGAAACCCCTCCAGCAGGTGCCAGCCCAATTCTTACCCCTCAGGAGGGCCAGTCTGCTCTGGAAGCAGCCGCTGCCAACGGACAGAGACAGCGAGAACGAAATTTAGTAAGACGGGAAAGTGAAGCCCTCGACTCCCCCAACAGCAAGAGTGAAGGCCAGGGACTGGTGCCAGTGGTAGAATGTGTGGTGGATGGACAGTTGTTTTCAGGTTCTCAGACTGCACGGGTAGAGGTGGCAGTGCCAGCACACCGAGGGACCCCAGACACCGACCTCGAGGTCCAGCGGGTGGTTGGCGCTTTAGCTTCTCAGGACTATCGTGTGGTGACAGCTCAGAGGAAGGATGAGCCCAGCCCCCTCAACCTGTCGCATCATACCCCTGACCATCAGTGTGAGGGGCGAGGGTCAGCTAGGAACCCAGCAGAGATGGCCGAGAAAAATCAGGCCCGAGGGTTCTACCCTCAGTCCCATCAGGAACCGGTGAAACATAGACCTTTACCCAAAGCAATGGTTGTAGCCAATGGCAACCTGGTGCCCACTGGAACTGACCCAGGTCTGCTGCCCATGGGCTCGGAGATCCTGGTGGCATCAAGTTTGGACATGCAGGCCAGAGCCACCTTCCCAGATAAGGAGCCAACGCCACCCCCCATTACCTCCTCCCACTTGCCCTCCCATTTCATGAAAGGCGCCATCATCCAGCTGGCTACAGGGGAGCTGAAGCGGGTGGAGGATCTCCAGACCCAGGACTTTGTGCGCAGTGCCGAAGTGAGCGGGGGGCTGAAGATTGACTCTAGCACGGTCGTGGACATTCAGGAGAGCCAGTGGCCTGGATTTGTCATGCTGCATTTTGTGGTTGGTGAGCAGCAGAGCAAAGTGAGCATCGAGGTGCCCCCCGAGCACCCCTTCTTTGTGTATGGCCAGGGCTGGtcctcctgcagccctgggcgGACTGCACAGCTCTTCTCTTTGCCCTGCCATCGGCTGCAGGTGGGAGATGTCTGCATCTCTATCAGTTTACAGAGCTTGAACAGTAACTCAGTTTCTCAGGCTAGCTGCGCTCCCCCAGGCCAGCTGGGTCCCCCCCGAGAAAGGCCTGAGAGGACAGTGTTGGGACCCAGAGAGCAATGTGACAGTGAGGGGAAGAGCCAGCCGTCAGGTGAGGGCTCCCAAATGGTAGAGCCCTCGCAGCCGGAGCCTGGTGCTCAGGCCTGCTGGCCAGCCCCAAGCTTCCAAAGATACAGCATGCAAGGGGAGGAGGCGCGAGCTGCACTGCTCCGTCCCTCTTTCATTCCGCAGGAGGTAAAGCTGTCCATCGAAGGGCGTTCCAATGCAGGAAAATGA